One Deltaproteobacteria bacterium genomic region harbors:
- a CDS encoding YggS family pyridoxal phosphate-dependent enzyme: MSDIRKNITDVLKQAVTAAKRSRRDPNKIRLVAVSKAKPAEMIGEAHQAGQKTFGENYVQEFLEKYRALLPLQIPWHFVGHIQRRKVKEIVGKAILIHSLDSFPLAHEIEKRAAEKNLVQKCLLEINIGGEESKTGVAPDEAAPLLKDLSGLDHLLVTGLMALPPLFDDPEKSRPFFIELRKLRDEINAKKVYKSELTELSMGMSHDFEVAIEEGATYIRVGTAIFGEREK, encoded by the coding sequence ATGAGCGATATCCGGAAAAATATCACCGATGTGCTCAAACAGGCCGTTACGGCGGCAAAACGCTCCAGGCGGGACCCGAATAAAATTCGTTTGGTCGCCGTCTCCAAGGCCAAACCGGCGGAAATGATCGGTGAGGCACATCAGGCCGGGCAAAAAACCTTCGGCGAGAATTATGTCCAGGAATTTTTGGAAAAATACCGGGCGCTTCTCCCTTTGCAGATTCCATGGCACTTCGTGGGACACATCCAGCGGCGCAAGGTAAAAGAGATAGTCGGAAAGGCAATCCTCATTCATTCACTCGACTCGTTTCCGCTGGCGCATGAAATTGAAAAGCGGGCGGCGGAAAAAAATCTGGTCCAAAAATGTCTTTTGGAGATAAACATTGGGGGCGAGGAGTCCAAAACGGGCGTCGCCCCGGACGAGGCGGCGCCGCTTTTGAAAGACCTGTCTGGCCTCGATCATCTCCTGGTCACCGGACTGATGGCCCTCCCTCCCCTCTTTGACGATCCCGAAAAATCACGCCCCTTTTTTATCGAACTAAGGAAGCTCCGGGATGAAATCAACGCAAAAAAGGTCTATAAAAGCGAACTCACCGAACTCTCCATGGGAATGAGCCACGATTTTGAAGTTGCCATTGAGGAAGGGGCAACTTATATCCGTGTGGGAACGGCTATTTTTGGAGAACGAGAGAAATGA
- a CDS encoding MamI family restriction endonuclease, with product MATGRADKAYALGTVEASERLIHELYIDLKQKVNKWASLTRQTAQARMGYVGQHLVSVATGFPGGRSGARGKDLVLPNSRYAEIKTCYRVDQLGKCGDCGGAVSSLETACPECSSGNIERKDDSKWLIGIRHDDEFAHILDPASYYLVLFDFTDLAKPTTIRASIWRVDSLNPGFAYCLVDYYFNIRKASKSKAPFNLWPFQLKFDLMKPLLIYRSLISADNTITTEVFPSRDKAVSHPLKPLPEYSQSQNLTADKCKAVARLLKAKISNAGSKREILAELQTHITHRCLPQARVADALAYALYWPHIKEHTSALPQPLRQNIENARRSIVV from the coding sequence ATGGCTACCGGCAGGGCCGACAAGGCATATGCACTTGGTACTGTTGAGGCGTCAGAACGCCTCATTCATGAACTCTATATTGACCTTAAACAAAAGGTCAACAAGTGGGCGTCTCTCACCCGGCAAACTGCCCAAGCTCGTATGGGTTACGTCGGACAACACCTTGTCAGCGTCGCCACTGGATTCCCCGGCGGACGTTCGGGGGCGCGGGGAAAAGACCTGGTTTTGCCAAACAGCCGGTATGCTGAAATCAAAACATGTTACCGTGTTGACCAGCTCGGGAAATGTGGCGATTGCGGAGGTGCGGTTTCCAGCCTTGAGACAGCATGTCCGGAATGTTCCTCTGGAAACATTGAGCGGAAGGACGATTCCAAGTGGCTGATTGGCATCAGGCACGATGATGAGTTTGCGCACATTCTCGACCCCGCTTCATACTACCTCGTCCTCTTTGACTTCACGGACTTGGCGAAACCCACAACAATACGCGCCTCGATCTGGAGAGTTGATTCCCTGAATCCTGGCTTCGCCTACTGTCTTGTTGACTACTACTTCAATATTCGCAAGGCTTCCAAGTCGAAAGCCCCATTCAACCTTTGGCCTTTTCAACTGAAGTTCGACTTGATGAAGCCGCTTCTGATCTATCGTTCTTTGATCAGCGCGGACAACACCATCACCACCGAGGTTTTCCCAAGCCGCGACAAGGCCGTGAGCCATCCCCTGAAACCATTGCCCGAGTATTCCCAATCACAGAACCTGACCGCTGATAAGTGCAAGGCGGTGGCTCGACTGCTCAAGGCGAAAATCTCTAACGCCGGGAGCAAACGCGAGATTCTAGCCGAATTGCAGACGCACATTACACACAGGTGCCTGCCCCAAGCACGAGTTGCGGACGCACTCGCGTAT